CTCGGGATGGGGTGAGTGTCTTCCCTTCGCTGAAGGAACATATACTCCTACCGGAGTGCCTGTACGGTCTTTTTCTCCGCGGGATCCCGGAGAAGCCTGGCCCCGACTCGGAACAGGAAGAGCCTTTCCCCAAAAACCAATAATCGGTGTCCTGGGCGGTTCACTTATGAGCGAACGGCTGATACAATTATTGGGTTATGTGATAAGAGATGAGGTTTTGCAAAAATGTACTTTTCTTTTCCTGGGTGCATCGCAGCAAGTTCAAGCCGGTCTTTTTTCCGGGGATCGCCCGGAGAATGTGCTTTTCGTTGAGAAGCAGTGGGATATGACCGACTTTTTTTCCGTTATTGACGGAGCCGTAGCTCGGGGAGGGGCATCGACGCTTTCCGAGCTGATGCTTTGGGGAATTCCCACAGTCGTTGTTCCCTGGAAACAGGCTGCAGATAACCACCAGGAAAAAAATGCCGAATGTTTTGAAAGGATTGCCTCCGGAGAAATCTGGAGAGAAGACGAACCTCTGGAATTCTTGAAAGAGAAGATACTGCGCGTCCTTCGAAAGGCACAAAACGTCAGGAAAGAATTTTCGGAGGGAGATGAGTCTGAACGTTTATGGCGGCTGATCTCGTCCAGTATTGGAAGGGAGATTACGAATTTTGGATAATTACATTGCAAGCTTGAAGGGTATACGCCGGATTCATCTTATGGGCATCGGTGGCGCAGGGATGAGCGGACTTGCTCTTCTTCTCGCCGAACTTGGCTACGAGGTAAGCGGCTGTGACATGAGCCACACCACCTATGTCGACAAGGTTCTTAAAGAAGAAATCGCGGTTGTTCTCGGGCATGGAAAGGCCCACATGGATAAATTCCTTCCCGAGCTTCTCGTCTACAGCAGCGCGATCCCCGAGGAGAACGAGGAAATAACCGCAGCCAGGGAGCGAGGAATCGCCGTCGCCAAAAGGGGAGAGGTCCTCAGCTGGATTTTCGACTCCCGGTTCGGCATAGGGGTTGCAGGAACCCACGGCAAAACGACAACGTCTTCCATGATAGCCCTCATCCTGGAACAAGCCGGGCTTCATCCGACTCTCGCCATTGGCGGCGAGCTCTGCGACATCGGAGTAAACGCGAAACTCGGAGACGGTCCCTACATGGTTGCAGAACTCGACGAGAGCGACGGTTCCTTCGAGAAATTCCATCCCAACATTGCGGTAGTCACAAATGCCGACTGGGATCATGTCAATCATTACCCTACCTTCGAAAGCGTTCTCGAGGCGTTCAGCCGATTTACATCGAACCCCAAGGACGGAGGCCTTCTCGTGCTCTGCGGAGAGGACGCGGGGTTAGGGAAAATCATGGCGGCAGGGCCCCTTCCAAGGGAAGCGGTAACCTATGGATGGGGGATGGGATGGACCTGGGGAGCCTTCGACGTGAAGCACAAACACGGCGGCGGGACCAGTTTCTCCATTGCCCACAATGGTGTCCACATTGACGACATGGAACTCTCAGTCTCGGGAGACCATAATATTCTCAACGCTCTGGCCGCCTGTGCCGTCTCCCACACTCTGGGGATTCCCTTTACCATGATCAGGAAGACCCTGAAAGAATTCAAGGGAGCAAAAAGGCGCCTCCAGCATTTGGGACAGATCAACGGAGTCGAGGTCTATGACGATTACGGACACCACCCCAGAGAGATCGCGGCAACCCTAAGCGCCATCGGCAGGATGTTCCCGGAAAAAAGGCTTCTTGTCGCCTTCCAGCCGCACAGGTTCACCAGAACGCAGGCCCTGTACAGGGATTTCGCCTCAGTTCTCTCCACGGCTGACACGGTGTTCCTGCTGCCCGTCTACCAGGCGGACGAAGAGCCTATCGAGGGTGTTTCTTCTGCCCTTATCAATACCATTTTAAATGAAAAGAAAAACTCGAAGAGCGTCATGTGCCGTTCTCTCGAGGAAGCGGCCTCCGAGCTCGAGAAACAGAGTATGCCCGGGGACATTGTCCTGACCATCGGAGCCGGAGATATTTCAAACGTGGGTGAAATGTTCATGGAAAAGGCAAGAGCGGAGGTAGTCCACGCCTGACCGGTATGAAGAACACCGCCGGAAGGGTGTGCTTACGTCCGCCGTTTTTCTCTGCCGCAGGGATAGCGATTTCATGGGAAAATTCCTTTTTTTTCTTCTCGCATGTTCCATGCTCTTCGGAGCAGCCATATCCTACGAGGAGTATAGTCAGTTTCTGAGCCTTGACAGCATATCAGTTCAGACAGGGGCTCCCGAGGCAGAATCGCTGTTCTGGAAAAACCTGGGGCCTGCGGAATTGCGCTACTGGCCGATTTTTTTCTTCAAATCAGCCGACCTGAAGAAAAAGATGGAATCGGAGGCACCACTCGTTTTTTCTTTGCGCAGGGAAAATGTCTCTGATTTCTTTGTCGAACTCGAACCTTTACAACCCTGGCTCAGACTTCGCTGGAAGGAGAAAGATTTTTTCCTCTCCCGTGACGGGCGCATCTGGGAATCCGATCATCCCCTGAACAGTAAATTCCCGGGAATCAGATCGCCTTCCATACCTCCATTTCTTCTTTCAGAAGCCCTTCCTTCTCCGGCAGTCGTTCCGGGAGAAGGGATCGTGGTGACCTCCACAGTTCTCCCCGTTTCTTTATTTGCCGAATGGGTCAGCGGTCTTGAAACAAGCGGCTGGATGTCTCATACTCGTGAAGTGGAAATTTCCAGAAGAGAAGGAAACTACCTTCTCCGTCTGAATCTGAATAACAGGGACAGGACCGTGCGGATCCTCATCCGGGGTGACCAGGCACGGTGGAAAGAAATATCCTCCGCCGTCTCGCAGATTCTTCACCAGTTACAATTTTCCGGTGGAGACCTTATAATAGATACCACTTACACCGACAGAATCATTGTCCGTAATGTGGCCGGCGGCGGTCAGGAAGGGAGCGGGAGATAAGTGTACAAAGAGCCGGAAATTCTCGTCGGGCTGGACCTCGGCACGAGCAAAATCGCCGTTGTAGTGGCGGAAAGAGATTCCCGTTTCCAGGAAGCTCAGATAATCGGTGTCGGGTTCGCTCCGTCTCAGGGAATACGAAAAGGCCTGATCATTAACCTGGAACAGGCGGTCCGCTCTGTACGCCAAGCGGTAAAGGACGCGGAAAACATGGTGGGTTTCGAAATTTCGGAAGCTACCGTCTCGTTCAGCGGCATAGACGTGGCATCAGTAACGTCCAGGGGAATGATCTCCCTGGGCAGGACTCCCCGCCAGGTATCCATCTCGGATGTGGAAAGAGTTATCGAAGCGGCCCAGAGTGAGCTTTCCATTCCTTCAAACAGGGTTACCCTTCATACCATTCCGGTAAAATATTCCATTGACGGAAATTCGGGAATTGACGACCCTCTCGGCATGACGGGGATCCGGCTTGAAATGGAACTGCAGTCGGTAATAATTCCCACAACGGTGGTCCAGAATATAATAAACTGTGTCGAAACCGCCGGGGTGGAGGTTAACGGACTGGTCATCAAATCCCTTGCCAGTGCCCTCGGGGCACTGACCGACGAAGAAACGAGGGCTGGGGTTATTTCTCTTTGTATAGGCGGCGGAACCACGGGTGTCGCCCTCTATACAGACGGCCGCCCGGTCAAGCTGTCCATCATCCCCATCGGCGGGGATCATATAACCAATGACCTGGCCTACGTGATGAAAATTCCCATAAGCAAGGCGGAGGAGATCAAGAAAATGGTCTCTCTTTCCCCTGATGACGAAGAGCAGGAACTGGACGTCGACGTCAGAGGAAGAACAAAAACCTTCAACGTTCACGAAGCCTCCGAAGTGGTAAACTGCAGGCTGGAGGAGCTTTTCGGGGAACATGTACTCCACCAGCTTTCCGAATACACGATGCATATATTCCCAGCAGGGGTCGTTCTTTCGGGGGGCGTGGCCAAAACGCCGGGAATCGAACTATTCGCTTCCGAGCTTCTTAATCTTCCCGTCCGGATCGCCGAACCCCTTGACATGTACCAGATGCCTCCGGGAAGGAATGACTGTGAATATACTACAGCAGCGGGGATCGTGCGGTATATGACCAGCAAGGAAAGAAATCCGTACCGTTTCATCGAGACCCCCGTGTCCCAGCTTCGCTCAGGCTCTTCCATTATTTCGCCGGGGCTTACAGGGACAAAACAGCCCAGAAAACAGGGCAGTTCCCAGGGTGAAGGACTTCGTGGTCTTATGGAATACCTGAAAAAATCTGTCAAAGAGCTTTTCTAGAGCCGCATTCCGCAATTGGGGAGGACAAGAAAATGGAACACGTATTTCAGGTTAATGATACTCCGAGACCCCACCGGGAGGAAATCAAGGTCATCGGCGTCGGCGGCGGCGGCGGAAACGCCCTGAATCACATCATCAGGAGCGGAGTGTCAGGAGTCCACTTTATCTCCGCCAATACAGACGTGGGAGCTCTTCAGCTTTCCCAGGCCACGACGAAAATAACTCTTGGAGAAAAGCTGACCAAGGGACTGGGAGCGGGCTCCGACCCCGAAGTGGGGTTGAACAGCGCAAAGGAATCTATTGACAAGATACGGGAAGTGGTCACGGGAGCCGACATGGTGTTTCTTACCGCAGGCATGGGAGGCGGCACCGGAACCGGAGCGTCGCCCATCATCGCGGAAGTAGCGAAAGAAGCGGGAGCGCTCGTTGTCGCTGTTGTTACCTTTCCCTTCTCCTTCGAGATGAACCGCCGGAGAAAACAGGCCATGACGGGTATAGCCACCCTCAAGGAAAAAGTGGACGCCCTTCTCGTGGTCGAAAATGACCGCCTTCTTGAACTGACTGACGAAAAAACAAAGCATGCCGATGCCTACCGTCTCGCAGACGAAGTTCTCCGTCAGGCAGTTCAGGGGGTTACCGACCTTATTCTGAAACCCAGCCTTATCAATGTGGACTTTGCCGACGTGAGGACAGTGATGCAGAACGCAGGGTCCGCCATCATGGGGATCGGCTCGGGAGAAGGGGAGAACCGGGCGGAAATCGCCGCGAAGACCGCGATTAAGTCTCCGCTCATGTCCATCCCCATGAAGGGCGCGAAAGGAATTCTCTTTAATATTACAGGAGGGTCGGATCTCGGGATTCATGAAATCCGAAAAGCGGCACAGATCATCACGGAAACGGCGGATGAAGATGCGATCGTCATTTGGGGTCACACGGTCTCCGAGGAAATGTCCGACAAAATACAGATAACGGTCATCGCTACCGGTTTTTCCTCGGAAAAGGAAAGAAAGACGGTCACCAATTTTCCCAAGACAGCCCCGAAGACGAAAACTGCCGGAGTAGTGCTCGAGGAAACTGAAGTGCTCCCGGCCCAGGATGAAGACCTGTTTACCATGAGCGGAGTCCCGAAGAACCCTTACGATATTCCGTCAATCCTCCGCAAAAGCCGGAAGAACGGGAAATAACCCCGTTTTCTGTACAATCCTTTTAATGGATTCCTCTGACCGGAATATCCTGTTCGTTCAAACATGCTGAAGGCAGGAGTCTTGAAAAGGATTCCTGCCTTTTGTTTCGGGATTGTTGTTTCTCAGGAACAGGCGAAGTTCGGACTTTTTCTGTTCCAGCCGCTCTACAGGCAAAGGAGGGATTTGAATGTCCACGAGAGAGAGCAGAAGACTCAAGGAAAAACGCTCCATGATTCCTTTCGGGGATATCATGCTCCCGGTCATCGGCCTGGTGGCTGTCGGGCTTCTGATAGTAGGCGTGAAACTTTTTTTCCTGTCGGGACCCAAAACACCAGGGTATTCACCCGTTGCTCCCACGGTGCCGGCAGCTGCACGACAGGAAACACCACAACAACCTTCTTCGCGCGGCAAGGCGGCGACACCTTCCCGGCCCCCTGCCACCGATAACCAGGCCGTTCTGGCTGCTCCCGTAGGATCCAGCCGGCCTGTCGTCTTCGTTCCGGAAGGAGCCGGAACGAAGAGTTCCCCGGTGGCGGCGCCTCCTTCGGCCCAGCCAGCGCCGAAGGCTCCTCCCGCATCTTCGTCCAAACCTTCCGCAAAGCAGCCTGCAGTCCAGAGCCCGGCACCTTCGGCCGCCAAGAGCAGATGGGGGGTTCAAATCGGCTCATTCACCGCACGGGAGGGGGCAGAAACGGTCAGGCAGCAGGCAGCCAAGGCCGGTTTTTCTTCTGTCATCACAGCGGCCCTGGTCAATGGAAAAACTTACTTCAGAGTCACTGTGCCTGCAGGAAACGACAGAAAGGCAGCGGACAATCTGGCCGATAAACTGACAAAAGCCGGATTTCCGGTATTCGTCGTCGGCATGCGCTGACCCTGATCGCCCAAGGAGCATAATTTATCGTGGCCGGTTTTGTCGAAGCCCTCACCCCAAGAGAAACAGCGCTTGATCATGTTTCAGCCGTCCTTCGCTTTCCCTGGAAGGGGGAGGAGGTTCCCGTGCCTGTGGAATCCTGTTCCGGCCGGATTAGCAGACCTTTGATCGCGGACGAGAACTTTCCGCCCTTCCCGAGAAGCACCAGGGACGGGTATGCCGTCGTAAGCGCCGACTGTCTTGGCGCCGCCCCCGGCAGCCCCGCCTACCTGACCCTTGCAGGTGAAATACCCATGGGCTCTGCTCCTTCCCTTTCAATCCGCAGGGGAGAGTGCGCCCTTATTCATACCGGGGGTATCCTGCCCGACGGAGCGGATGCTGTCGTGATGGTGGAGGATACGGAAAACGCCGGAAACTGGATAGAGGTGAAAAAGGCCGTCCAAAGGGCGGAAAATACCGTCCAGGCGGGCGAAGAGTTTTCTGTTGGGGATACCCTGCTGAAAGCCGGGCAGAAGCTTGACTTCAGAACTGCCGGTCTTCTTGCAATGGCCGGCGTCAGAGAGGCCGCCACGGCAAGGCTGACGGTGGGAATAATCAGCACGGGAGACGAGATAGCGCCTCCCGAAACAGTCACGCTTCCTGCAGGCAAGGTTAGAGACGTGAATGCCTCCATGCTCTCGGCCCTCCTCATCGGAGAAGGCCACTCCGTCAGGAATTACGGAATAGCTGAAGACACGAGAGACGCTCTCGCCGCTTTCGTCAGGGAGGCACTCCGTGAATGCGACGTGGTCGCGATCAGCGGCGGCTCATCGGTCAGCATGAGAGATCATTGCTCGTCCATTCTCGAAGACCTTCCTCCTCCGGGACTTCTGGTCAGGGGGATTCTCATGTCACCCGGCAAACCTACCCTGATTGCGGGTACGGAGGATAACAGAAAACTTGTACTCGGCCTTCCGGGACACCCTTTTTCATGTTTCATTTCGGCGTACACAGTCCTTATCCCCCTTCTGAACGCTCTTCTCCTGGGGAAACCGGCGGGACCGTGGAAGCGGGTTCTCGTTCCGGTACAGGAACCGGTGTTCGGTCATACAGGTATCGAAGAATTTATCCCCTGCGTTCTGAGAAACGGCAGAGCCTTCCCCTTTCCCGTAAAATCCTCTTTTTCGAAAGCTCTGGCCGAGGCGGACGGATTGTTCAGGCTTTCCGCATCCCATGAAACCATCAGACAGGGGGAGGAGGCGGAAATTTGGCTCTGGTAGAAAAGGAAACG
Above is a window of Aminivibrio sp. DNA encoding:
- the ftsZ gene encoding cell division protein FtsZ — its product is MEHVFQVNDTPRPHREEIKVIGVGGGGGNALNHIIRSGVSGVHFISANTDVGALQLSQATTKITLGEKLTKGLGAGSDPEVGLNSAKESIDKIREVVTGADMVFLTAGMGGGTGTGASPIIAEVAKEAGALVVAVVTFPFSFEMNRRRKQAMTGIATLKEKVDALLVVENDRLLELTDEKTKHADAYRLADEVLRQAVQGVTDLILKPSLINVDFADVRTVMQNAGSAIMGIGSGEGENRAEIAAKTAIKSPLMSIPMKGAKGILFNITGGSDLGIHEIRKAAQIITETADEDAIVIWGHTVSEEMSDKIQITVIATGFSSEKERKTVTNFPKTAPKTKTAGVVLEETEVLPAQDEDLFTMSGVPKNPYDIPSILRKSRKNGK
- a CDS encoding SPOR domain-containing protein — protein: MSTRESRRLKEKRSMIPFGDIMLPVIGLVAVGLLIVGVKLFFLSGPKTPGYSPVAPTVPAAARQETPQQPSSRGKAATPSRPPATDNQAVLAAPVGSSRPVVFVPEGAGTKSSPVAAPPSAQPAPKAPPASSSKPSAKQPAVQSPAPSAAKSRWGVQIGSFTAREGAETVRQQAAKAGFSSVITAALVNGKTYFRVTVPAGNDRKAADNLADKLTKAGFPVFVVGMR
- the murC gene encoding UDP-N-acetylmuramate--L-alanine ligase codes for the protein MGIGGAGMSGLALLLAELGYEVSGCDMSHTTYVDKVLKEEIAVVLGHGKAHMDKFLPELLVYSSAIPEENEEITAARERGIAVAKRGEVLSWIFDSRFGIGVAGTHGKTTTSSMIALILEQAGLHPTLAIGGELCDIGVNAKLGDGPYMVAELDESDGSFEKFHPNIAVVTNADWDHVNHYPTFESVLEAFSRFTSNPKDGGLLVLCGEDAGLGKIMAAGPLPREAVTYGWGMGWTWGAFDVKHKHGGGTSFSIAHNGVHIDDMELSVSGDHNILNALAACAVSHTLGIPFTMIRKTLKEFKGAKRRLQHLGQINGVEVYDDYGHHPREIAATLSAIGRMFPEKRLLVAFQPHRFTRTQALYRDFASVLSTADTVFLLPVYQADEEPIEGVSSALINTILNEKKNSKSVMCRSLEEAASELEKQSMPGDIVLTIGAGDISNVGEMFMEKARAEVVHA
- a CDS encoding UDP-N-acetylglucosamine--N-acetylmuramyl-(pentapeptide) pyrophosphoryl-undecaprenol N-acetylglucosamine transferase, with the translated sequence MTKLCLVAGGTGGHIFPALAFAEWLLASGTDVTLSFVCGSRPLEKEIYASKGIVPLCLPLSGSPFGAAGIGSRILRWKETLSSFFVFRDFLRKEECDCCLLFGGYVSFVPLLSCHLGGIPLIVHEQNAVAGKVTRLAFRLKKKIASGWGECLPFAEGTYTPTGVPVRSFSPRDPGEAWPRLGTGRAFPQKPIIGVLGGSLMSERLIQLLGYVIRDEVLQKCTFLFLGASQQVQAGLFSGDRPENVLFVEKQWDMTDFFSVIDGAVARGGASTLSELMLWGIPTVVVPWKQAADNHQEKNAECFERIASGEIWREDEPLEFLKEKILRVLRKAQNVRKEFSEGDESERLWRLISSSIGREITNFG
- a CDS encoding molybdopterin molybdotransferase MoeA; translated protein: MAGFVEALTPRETALDHVSAVLRFPWKGEEVPVPVESCSGRISRPLIADENFPPFPRSTRDGYAVVSADCLGAAPGSPAYLTLAGEIPMGSAPSLSIRRGECALIHTGGILPDGADAVVMVEDTENAGNWIEVKKAVQRAENTVQAGEEFSVGDTLLKAGQKLDFRTAGLLAMAGVREAATARLTVGIISTGDEIAPPETVTLPAGKVRDVNASMLSALLIGEGHSVRNYGIAEDTRDALAAFVREALRECDVVAISGGSSVSMRDHCSSILEDLPPPGLLVRGILMSPGKPTLIAGTEDNRKLVLGLPGHPFSCFISAYTVLIPLLNALLLGKPAGPWKRVLVPVQEPVFGHTGIEEFIPCVLRNGRAFPFPVKSSFSKALAEADGLFRLSASHETIRQGEEAEIWLW
- the ftsA gene encoding cell division protein FtsA gives rise to the protein MYKEPEILVGLDLGTSKIAVVVAERDSRFQEAQIIGVGFAPSQGIRKGLIINLEQAVRSVRQAVKDAENMVGFEISEATVSFSGIDVASVTSRGMISLGRTPRQVSISDVERVIEAAQSELSIPSNRVTLHTIPVKYSIDGNSGIDDPLGMTGIRLEMELQSVIIPTTVVQNIINCVETAGVEVNGLVIKSLASALGALTDEETRAGVISLCIGGGTTGVALYTDGRPVKLSIIPIGGDHITNDLAYVMKIPISKAEEIKKMVSLSPDDEEQELDVDVRGRTKTFNVHEASEVVNCRLEELFGEHVLHQLSEYTMHIFPAGVVLSGGVAKTPGIELFASELLNLPVRIAEPLDMYQMPPGRNDCEYTTAAGIVRYMTSKERNPYRFIETPVSQLRSGSSIISPGLTGTKQPRKQGSSQGEGLRGLMEYLKKSVKELF